One genomic window of Solanum dulcamara chromosome 10, daSolDulc1.2, whole genome shotgun sequence includes the following:
- the LOC129871528 gene encoding probable LRR receptor-like serine/threonine-protein kinase At3g47570 has protein sequence MKKNIVLLILLFLIQFSISLASSNETDQQALLAFQNLVKSPSHFLAINWTNNTSFCSWFGVTCSSKRQRVVALALPNLQLQGTISPSLANLSFLSVLNLDNNQLEGSIPASLFQHRRVQVISLAFNKLGGEMWKGPWCVPELRVFDLTNNSLTGIILPFIGNATKMMNFSLSGNRVSGNIPKEVGNLSQLAHLYLTDNQLTGSITATLFNISSLLSIHLGLNRLSGPLFLDEGNIVSNLKFLSISYNQISGSIPSDICQLTDLQALSISFNNITGDIPRNIGCLSKLEIFHIGDNLIKGTIPTSLGNISTLQYLNCRNNRIAGQIPPELGKLSNLRQLTIEQNYNIIGQIPEAIFNISSLEIIDFSFSNLSGRIPATTGLHLPNLKGLYLGANKLEGEIPLFITNASKLENLVLDENFLTGAIPTNLGNLHELRELFLHDNQLTNEPRERELRFFNSLAGCRVLRYLQVGSNPLNGVLPNSIGNLSSTIENFYIAYAHINGLIPTSIGNISGLVGLYFEGNNLAGNIPSEIGKLKQLQGMYLHNNKLQGHIPESVCHLSNLVQLILHGNELSGSIPECLGNLSMLQKVYLGYNKFSSKFPLSLWKMSGLLYLSVSQNSIEGEVPSDIGGLKAIVGLYLSSNHFSGMIPTKFGELQNLQSLDLSNNSFFGQIPLSFANLISLEFLNLSLNALSGTIPKSLEKLLSLKSINVSFNGLDGEIPSDGVFANSTLQSFLGNKGLCGAHILEIPSCAITNPGQQSKLKEIVLKIVTPVIISSFLIFLLVSIWIMKRQKKGKSKDVEIVPEIGTYQFVSYHEIQRATNNFDESNLIGVGSSGSVYKGTLSGESVVAIKVLDLENEQVCRRFDTECEVMRNVRHRNLVPVITTCSSDYIRAFVLQYMPNGNLENWLYREDCHLNFLQRVTVMLDAAMAVEYLHHGHVTPIIHCDLKPANVLLDEDMVAHVGDFGISKILAISKSVAHTMTLGTLGYIAPEYGSEGIVSASGDVYSYGIMLMEVLTKRRPTDEEICNENLDLRKWITQSFSGTMMDVVDANLFSEEEQITSQSEICIASMIELGLDCTKEMPESRITMKEVVKRLNKIKNTFLET, from the exons ATGAAGAAGAACATTGTCTTATTGATTCTTCTCTTTCTAATTCAATTTTCTATATCACTTGCTTCCTCAAATGAGACTGACCAACAAGCTTTACTAGCTTTCCAAAATCTTGTTAAAAGTCCCAGTCATTTTTTGGCCATTAATTGGACCAACAATACTTCTTTTTGCTCTTGGTTCGGTGTCACTTGCAGTTCAAAAAGGCAAAGGGTTGTGGCCTTGGCTCTTCCTAATTTGCAACTGCAAGGCACAATTTCCCCATCTTTGGCCAATTTGTCCTTTCTCAGTGTTCTCAATCTCGACAACAATCAGCTGGAAGGAAGTATACCAGCAAGTTTATTTCAACACCGGAGAGTTCAAGTAATTTCATTGGCCTTCAATAAACTCGGTGGTGAAATGTGGAAAGGGCCATGGTGTGTACCCGAACTCAGGGTCTTTGATCTCACCAACAATAGCCTCACGGGTATAATCCTTCCTTTTATTGGAAATGCCACAAAAATGATGAACTTCAGTTTGTCTGGAAATAGAGTCAGTGGCAACATTCCAAAGGAGGTCGGTAATCTAAGCCAACTTGCACACTTGTACTTGACTGATAATCAATTAACTGGTTCCATTACCGCAACACTGTTTAACATTTCTTCGCTGCTTTCCATACATCTGGGATTGAATAGACTTTCTGGTCCTCTCTTTCTTGATGAAGGGAATATTGTGTCAAATCTGAAGTTTTTAAGTATATCTTACAACCAAATTTCTGGTAGCATTCCTTCCGACATATGCCAACTCACAGATCTCCAAGCTTTGTCCATATCTTTCAACAACATAACTGGAGACATACCCAGAAATATTGGTTGTTTATCCAAGCTCGAGATATTCCATATTGGTGATAATCTAATAAAAGGGACTATTCCCACTTCATTGGGAAATATTTCCACTCTGCAATATCTTAATTGTAGAAACAATCGCATAGCGGGTCAAATTCCTCCAGAATTAGGGAAGCTATCAAATTTGAGGCAATTAACCATTGAACagaattataatattattgGTCAAATTCCAGAGGCTATTTTCAACATATCTTCTTTGGAAATTATTGATTTCAGTTTCAGTAACCTCTCTGGTAGAATTCCAGCCACTACAGGTCTTCATCTTCCGAACCTTAAAGGACTTTACCTGGGAGCCAATAAGCTGGAAGGGGAGATTCCATTGTTCATAACAAATGCTTCCAAGCTTGAGAACCTGGTGCTAGACGAGAACTTTCTCACAGGCGCTATTCCTACTAATTTAGGAAATCTTCATGAGCTGCGAGAGCTGTTCCTACATGATAATCAACTTACCAATGAACCAAGAGAGCGTGAGTTGCGATTCTTCAATTCTTTGGCAGGCTGTAGGGTGTTACGATATCTACAAGTGGGTTCCAATCCACTGAATGGCGTTCTGCCCAATTCTATTGGGAATCTTTCATCTACAATTGAAAACTTTTATATAGCATATGCACACATCAACGGCCTCATCCCCACAAGTATAGGCAACATAAGCGGTCTAGTGGGCCTATACTTTGAAGGAAACAACTTGGCAGGGAATATTCCTTCTGAGATTGGTAAGCTTAAGCAACTCCAAGGGATGTATCTACATAACAATAAATTGCAAGGACATATTCCAGAGTCGGTATGCCATTTATCCAATTTAGTTCAATTAATTCTGCATGGTAATGAGCTCTCTGGATCAATTCCAGAATGCTTAGGAAATCTTAGCATGCTACAGAAGGTTTATTTGGGTTATAAtaaattttcatcaaaatttccattgAGCCTTTGGAAGATGAGTGGCCTTCTCTATCTAAGCGTGTCACAAAATTCTATAGAGGGAGAAGTTCCATCAGATATTGGAGGACTGAAAGCCATTGTAGGACTATATCTTTCCAGTAACCACTTTTCAGGCATGATACCAACCAAATTCGGGGAACTCCAAAACCTGCAGTCTCTTGACCTATCGAACAATTCATTTTTTGGCCAAATTCCATTATCCTTTGCCAACTTGATAAGCTTGGAATTCTTGAATTTGTCTTTAAATGCATTGTCGGGTACTATTCCTAAGTCTTTGGAAAAACTCTTGTCCCTGAAAAGCATTAATGTTTCATTTAATGGTTTAGATGGCGAAATACCCAGTGACGGTGTGTTTGCAAATTCCACTCTGCAATCATTTCTCGGGAACAAAGGTCTATGTGGAGCACACATATTGGAGATTCCTTCTTGTGCTATCACCAATCCTGGACAACAATCAAAGCTTAAGGAGATTGTGCTAAAAATTGTTACTCCAGTGATTATTTCATCCTTTCTAATATTTTTGTTGGTTTCAATTTGGATAATGAAACGACAGAAGAAAGGAAAGTCCAAAGATGTGGAAATAGTACCGGAGATCGGGACTTATCAATTTGTTTCTTATCACGAGATTCAACGAGCAacaaataattttgatgaatcaaatTTAATTGGTGTGGGAAGTTCTGGCTCTGTGTACAAAGGCACATTATCTGGTGAAAGTGTAGTGGCGATAAAGGTTCTGGATTTGGAAAATGAGCAAGTATGCAGAAGGTTTGATACTGAATGCGAAGTGATGAGAAATGTTAGACACAGAAATCTTGTTCCGGTGATTACTACTTGTTCTAGTGACTATATAAGAGCCTTTGTACTGCAATATATGCCCAACGGGAATCTTGAGAATTGGTTGTACAGAGAAGACTGCCACTTGAACTTTCTTCAAAGAGTCACTGTAATGCTTGATGCAGCTATGGCAGTTGAATATCTACATCATGGTCATGTCACTCCAATAATTCATTGCGACCTAAAGCCAGCCAACGTTCTTTTGGATGAAGATATGGTGGCTCATGTTGGTGATTTTGGAATCTCTAAAATTTTAGCCATAAGCAAGTCCGTGGCACATACCATGACATTGGGCACTCTTGGATATATTGCACCAG AATATGGCTCGGAGGGAATAGTGTCCGCTAGTGGTGATGTTTATAGTTACGGCATCATGTTGATGGAGGTTTTGACCAAAAGAAGGCCAACAGATGAAGAGATATGCAATGAAAATCTTGACTTGAGGAAATGGATCACACAATCATTTTCAGGGACTATGATGGACGTTGTGGATGCCAATCTTTTTTCCGAGGAAGAACAGATCACTTCCCAAAGTGAAATCTGCATAGCCTCCATGATAGAATTGGGTTTAGACTGCACAAAGGAAATGCCAGAATCAAGAATAACCATGAAAGAAGTAGTCAAGAGGCTTAACAAAATCAAGAACACATTTCTGGAAACATAG